The following are from one region of the Rhodopirellula sp. P2 genome:
- the ahcY gene encoding adenosylhomocysteinase, whose translation MSQVETTKLPYKVKDISLADYGRKEIELAENEMPGLMALRSKYGAEKPLKGARIAGCLHMTIQTAVLIETLVELGAEVTWSSCNIFSTQDHAAAAIAAAGIPVYAWKGMTDEEFDWCIEQTLDFPSGEKLNMILDDGGDLTAMVHDRFPELLDNIHGISEETTAGVHRLEVLNKTGKLRVPSINVNDSATKSKFDNLYGCRESLADGVKRATDVMLAGKVAVVCGYGDVGKGCAHSLKSYGCRVLVTEVDPINALQAAMEGFEVTTMEEACKEGRLYVTTTGNKDIILGEHMKQMPNDAILCNIGHFDTEIDIAWAEQQVADGKATLSEIKPSDIGAVDRFTFSDTGRSIIILAKGRLVNLGCATGHPSFVMSSSFTNQVLAQLELFQNRDNDKYGVQVYLLPKELDEEVARLHLDAIGVKLTKLTQEQADYIGVPVEGPYKPNHYRY comes from the coding sequence GTGTCACAAGTTGAAACGACAAAGTTGCCTTACAAGGTCAAAGACATTTCGCTGGCCGATTACGGTCGCAAAGAAATTGAATTGGCCGAGAACGAAATGCCAGGTTTGATGGCGCTTCGGAGCAAGTACGGTGCGGAAAAGCCTTTGAAAGGGGCTCGCATTGCTGGTTGCTTGCACATGACCATCCAAACCGCGGTTCTGATCGAGACGTTGGTCGAACTGGGGGCCGAGGTGACTTGGAGCAGCTGTAATATTTTCAGCACCCAGGATCACGCTGCCGCCGCCATCGCTGCCGCTGGAATCCCCGTCTACGCCTGGAAGGGCATGACGGACGAAGAGTTCGATTGGTGCATCGAGCAAACGTTGGATTTCCCCTCCGGCGAAAAACTCAACATGATCTTGGACGATGGTGGCGATTTGACCGCCATGGTGCACGATCGATTCCCTGAATTGCTCGACAACATCCACGGGATCAGCGAAGAGACCACTGCCGGCGTTCACCGCTTGGAAGTGTTGAACAAAACGGGCAAGTTGCGTGTGCCTTCGATCAACGTCAATGACTCCGCGACCAAGAGCAAGTTCGACAACCTGTATGGTTGCCGCGAATCTTTGGCGGATGGTGTCAAGCGTGCGACCGACGTGATGTTGGCCGGCAAAGTGGCCGTGGTTTGCGGCTACGGCGACGTTGGAAAGGGCTGTGCACACAGCTTGAAGAGCTATGGCTGCCGCGTTTTGGTCACCGAAGTCGACCCCATCAACGCGTTGCAAGCGGCGATGGAAGGCTTCGAAGTCACCACGATGGAAGAGGCCTGCAAAGAAGGTCGTTTGTACGTCACCACGACGGGCAACAAAGACATCATCTTGGGCGAGCACATGAAGCAAATGCCCAACGATGCGATCCTTTGCAACATCGGTCACTTCGACACCGAAATCGACATCGCCTGGGCTGAGCAACAAGTTGCCGACGGCAAAGCGACGTTGAGCGAAATCAAGCCATCCGACATCGGTGCGGTGGACCGCTTCACGTTCAGTGACACCGGTCGAAGCATCATCATCTTGGCCAAGGGCCGTTTGGTGAACTTGGGCTGTGCCACAGGGCACCCCAGCTTTGTCATGAGCAGCTCGTTCACCAACCAGGTGTTGGCACAGTTGGAGCTGTTCCAGAACCGTGACAACGACAAGTACGGTGTTCAGGTTTACTTGTTGCCCAAAGAGTTGGACGAAGAAGTCGCCCGCCTGCACTTGGACGCCATCGGCGTGAAGTTGACCAAGCTGACTCAAGAGCAAGCCGATTACATCGGTGTGCCAGTGGAAGGTCCTTACAAGCCCAATCACTACCGCTATTAA
- a CDS encoding YbjN domain-containing protein → MSAQVDQFSAYLDRGGINYEQDSENNFFRMMFDGKHGDIRVLIVVEDALIQAFSHPANKIPENNRRSIAEAVCRANYGLKIGSFELDMEDGELRYQTSIPLSDDFPDDDVLDHILYVGGAMVDRYVPAFLSIIYGNEDVKLAIEAAEL, encoded by the coding sequence ATGTCTGCCCAAGTCGACCAGTTCTCTGCTTATTTGGACCGCGGAGGGATCAACTACGAACAGGACAGCGAGAACAACTTCTTTCGAATGATGTTCGACGGAAAACACGGCGACATTCGTGTGCTGATCGTGGTCGAGGACGCCCTGATCCAGGCTTTCTCTCATCCCGCCAACAAAATCCCAGAGAACAACCGACGATCCATCGCCGAAGCGGTCTGCCGCGCGAATTACGGATTGAAAATCGGAAGTTTCGAACTCGACATGGAAGACGGCGAACTGCGGTACCAAACTTCGATCCCGCTGAGCGATGACTTTCCCGACGACGACGTGCTGGACCACATTCTGTACGTGGGCGGTGCAATGGTCGATCGCTACGTCCCCGCCTTTCTGTCCATCATCTACGGCAACGAAGATGTGAAGCTGGCGATCGAAGCCGCCGAACTGTAA
- a CDS encoding Ig-like domain-containing protein, whose amino-acid sequence MNFDNSSRRPTDSKQSFRAQVRHRLMSWIQGTSPAPVGEAVQRGRLQLESLEKRQMMAGDVELFATEGFFGSAGESSAAVESSSTDRGTSDRAAEGEPGQDLVQFAKDLDAAGVTFYGAHWCPACTQQKQLFEDGGDDLPFVEVTLPDRTQDSQFASLNISEYPTWVFPDGTRLTGVQSLETLSTRSGVAIPTSDNENPSFETIGAQTVELGSPLHIPIDGYDAEGGPLTVTVSVANPNLVEATVLSGNRSLRLDMDGFGDMVFELFEQRAERPTARVIELANSGFYDGIIFHRVVNGFVIQGGDPTGTGTGGSDLGDFDDQFHPDLQHNRTGVLSFAKSSDDTNDSQFFITEVETDFLDFNHSVFGQLVEGEDVREAISNMQVNNSTSNKPTTDIVINNATVFNDTENSVIMLKGLGGTGSTTVTVTITDSDGNSYDQVVPVTITDPPSDRRNAQPYLEDISVPASSPKTAPVELQLESFDLEDDAVQYFISGGVTGGTATVNASTGLLEVTPAAGVAGTQTVSLTVGVAAASNAASNSDLQSLVFTFTDDNTQAPAAPSSLDLRSSSDTGNSSGDNLTNAASLTFDVSGVTTGATVQIINTADNTVVGVGTATGGSIAITTSNLAAIGDGTYSLAARQIVNGVTSGTSTALSVTLDRTDPSFTLPANSSTGNVGAAYQANLASSEEGSGATYSLTVFPAGATIGSSTGIINWTPTTAQLGSNDFTVEIRDLAGNTYTESFAVTVAEEALARLEVRLTDLDGNTIDSVDVGQEFFLQLIGVDARPREDLGGIYSAYADIEFDSSIADFVPGTSIEYDSDFDFLPRGTLTSGLFNEIGSASSRFSPTNEEESVMAIVRMRAISDGSLTFTTNPADVSANETLLFFNNDRLPAGSINYGSTTLTVGDVNANNPPVGVDDTFTVISGSGQNTLDVLANEASTADPGETLTITAVGTASNGGTLSIASNGLSINYTPPANFIGTDTFQYTLSDGTSTDTVQVTVNIQSDDNAPTAVNDSFPVTGTILEDSAAVTYDVLANDTTDADNESFTITGVGSASNGGQVSIANSGTGLSYKPAANFNGTETVTYTIRDTGGGLSTATVTFTVTAVNDAPVAESITVDTVRGTSNEAVITRSDLPSNVDVGEVLQFVNLSTPTAGGTVTVSSDGSSVLYTPPTSTFTGTDTFTYQVQDAGGLSSSTATITVNVADYLARTFNFTFDSIGALSSSFYDAAILTGTNARGETVSIPLSDSSVVVSGGTVSVPDMLPGSYKLSIPAVPFFEGGEEAREIDIESGADESDEELSLSFGRLLPQYIRVNDWFGSAPALRVVAAVLPGSNALYMQSSDAADSRLSDLELSLNAAATSITVSATESTTTDGATTTAQVSGTADVSDGRALEVRGQVGDYRLVILNFDESGFELETPSSSAAAAASTQSTQAAGEPLASAVTVADAMVPVSELGTTRVQSSVEPSGEPIEILSEGAQKVVAGADEASQVDAAMPDVSTRLTRISGTEEVVASGITGQPRLLGEAVDEVLTGGSGAN is encoded by the coding sequence ATGAACTTCGACAATTCTTCTCGCCGTCCAACCGACTCCAAGCAATCGTTCCGAGCTCAAGTTCGGCATCGTTTGATGTCTTGGATTCAAGGAACGTCCCCTGCACCCGTTGGCGAGGCTGTCCAGCGAGGACGCTTGCAGCTGGAATCGCTGGAAAAACGCCAGATGATGGCGGGCGATGTCGAACTCTTTGCAACCGAAGGGTTCTTCGGTTCAGCGGGCGAGTCGTCGGCTGCTGTGGAGAGTTCTTCGACCGATCGCGGGACGTCCGACCGAGCTGCCGAAGGCGAGCCCGGCCAGGACTTGGTCCAATTCGCGAAGGACTTGGATGCGGCTGGGGTGACTTTCTACGGTGCCCACTGGTGCCCTGCCTGCACACAGCAAAAGCAATTGTTCGAAGATGGTGGCGACGATCTTCCGTTCGTGGAGGTCACGCTTCCCGATCGAACGCAAGATTCGCAGTTCGCTTCGCTGAACATCAGCGAATATCCAACCTGGGTGTTCCCCGATGGAACTCGGCTGACCGGGGTTCAATCGCTGGAAACCCTGAGCACCCGCAGCGGAGTCGCCATTCCGACTTCAGACAACGAAAATCCATCGTTCGAGACCATCGGCGCGCAAACGGTGGAGCTTGGTTCGCCGCTTCATATTCCGATCGACGGTTACGATGCCGAAGGTGGTCCGCTGACTGTGACCGTCTCGGTGGCCAATCCAAATTTGGTGGAAGCGACCGTGTTGAGCGGGAACCGCTCGCTCCGTTTGGACATGGACGGATTTGGAGACATGGTGTTCGAGTTGTTCGAGCAGCGTGCCGAGCGTCCAACCGCACGAGTCATCGAGTTGGCCAACAGTGGCTTTTACGATGGGATCATTTTCCACCGAGTTGTCAACGGTTTTGTGATCCAAGGTGGTGATCCGACCGGCACTGGAACGGGCGGTTCCGACCTGGGTGACTTCGACGATCAATTTCATCCCGATTTGCAGCACAACCGAACGGGCGTTTTGTCATTCGCGAAATCGTCGGATGACACGAACGACTCGCAGTTCTTCATCACGGAAGTGGAAACTGATTTCCTCGACTTCAATCACTCGGTGTTTGGTCAGTTGGTCGAAGGAGAAGACGTTCGTGAGGCGATCAGCAACATGCAGGTCAACAACAGCACGTCGAACAAGCCAACCACCGACATTGTGATCAACAACGCGACGGTGTTCAACGACACCGAGAACTCGGTGATCATGCTGAAGGGACTGGGGGGAACGGGCAGCACCACGGTGACGGTGACCATCACCGACTCCGACGGGAACTCGTACGATCAGGTGGTTCCAGTGACGATCACGGATCCGCCATCGGATCGTCGCAATGCTCAGCCTTACCTGGAGGACATCAGCGTCCCGGCCTCGTCCCCCAAAACAGCTCCGGTGGAGTTGCAGTTGGAGAGCTTTGACCTCGAGGACGATGCGGTTCAGTACTTCATCAGCGGTGGCGTGACCGGAGGCACCGCCACGGTCAACGCATCGACCGGACTGCTGGAAGTGACACCCGCCGCCGGCGTTGCGGGAACGCAAACGGTATCGCTGACCGTGGGAGTGGCGGCGGCATCCAATGCGGCTTCCAACTCCGACCTGCAAAGTTTGGTGTTCACATTCACGGACGACAACACACAAGCACCGGCGGCACCGTCATCGCTGGACCTGCGGTCGTCATCGGACACTGGCAACAGCAGCGGTGACAACTTGACCAATGCGGCGTCGTTGACGTTTGACGTCAGCGGTGTGACCACTGGGGCAACCGTGCAGATCATCAACACGGCTGACAACACCGTGGTTGGGGTTGGCACTGCCACGGGCGGATCGATCGCGATCACGACCAGCAACTTGGCTGCGATTGGCGATGGCACCTATAGTCTGGCTGCTCGTCAGATCGTCAACGGTGTGACCAGCGGCACGTCGACGGCACTGTCCGTCACGCTGGACCGCACCGACCCCTCGTTCACCTTGCCAGCCAACTCGTCCACAGGCAATGTGGGAGCGGCTTACCAAGCGAACCTGGCCAGCAGCGAAGAGGGCAGCGGAGCGACCTACAGTTTGACCGTTTTCCCCGCCGGAGCCACGATCGGTTCCTCAACCGGGATCATCAACTGGACGCCCACCACGGCGCAATTGGGCTCGAATGACTTCACCGTCGAGATCCGTGACTTAGCCGGCAACACCTACACGGAATCGTTTGCCGTGACGGTTGCCGAGGAGGCTTTGGCGCGGCTGGAGGTGCGGCTGACGGACTTGGATGGCAACACGATTGACTCGGTTGATGTGGGGCAAGAGTTCTTCCTGCAGTTGATCGGTGTGGACGCTCGGCCACGCGAGGACCTCGGTGGGATCTATTCTGCTTATGCCGACATCGAGTTTGATTCCTCAATCGCTGATTTCGTCCCGGGCACTTCCATTGAATACGACAGCGATTTTGATTTCTTGCCACGTGGCACGTTGACCAGCGGATTGTTCAACGAAATCGGATCGGCGAGCAGTCGGTTCTCGCCAACGAATGAAGAAGAGTCCGTGATGGCGATTGTTCGCATGCGTGCGATCTCGGATGGTTCGTTGACCTTCACCACCAACCCGGCTGACGTGAGTGCCAATGAAACGTTGTTGTTTTTCAACAACGATCGTTTGCCCGCCGGTTCGATCAACTACGGCAGCACCACGCTGACCGTTGGCGACGTCAATGCGAACAATCCACCCGTGGGCGTGGATGACACGTTCACCGTGATTTCAGGATCAGGGCAGAACACGTTGGATGTGTTGGCCAACGAAGCGTCCACCGCCGACCCCGGCGAAACGCTGACGATCACCGCCGTTGGCACCGCCAGCAACGGCGGCACGTTGAGCATTGCCTCCAACGGTCTGTCGATCAACTACACGCCGCCAGCCAACTTCATTGGAACGGACACGTTCCAGTACACACTCAGCGATGGAACCAGCACGGACACTGTGCAGGTGACCGTGAACATCCAGAGCGATGACAACGCACCCACCGCAGTCAATGATTCTTTCCCTGTCACGGGAACGATTTTGGAAGACTCCGCTGCGGTGACCTACGATGTTCTCGCCAATGACACAACGGACGCGGACAACGAATCGTTCACGATCACGGGCGTGGGGTCGGCATCCAACGGAGGTCAAGTTTCGATCGCCAACAGCGGAACGGGGCTCTCCTACAAACCCGCAGCGAATTTCAACGGCACCGAAACGGTGACCTACACCATTCGCGATACCGGCGGTGGACTGTCGACGGCGACAGTGACCTTCACGGTAACCGCGGTGAACGACGCACCGGTTGCCGAAAGCATCACGGTCGATACCGTGCGGGGCACAAGCAACGAGGCCGTGATCACGCGAAGCGATCTGCCGAGCAATGTCGATGTCGGCGAGGTGTTGCAGTTCGTCAACCTCAGCACGCCAACGGCGGGCGGGACAGTGACAGTGAGTTCAGACGGTTCCAGCGTTTTGTACACGCCGCCGACCAGCACCTTCACTGGCACCGACACGTTCACTTACCAAGTTCAAGATGCTGGTGGGCTGTCCAGTTCCACAGCCACGATCACAGTGAATGTTGCGGACTACCTGGCCCGGACGTTCAACTTCACGTTTGATTCGATCGGTGCGTTGTCGAGCAGTTTCTATGACGCCGCCATTTTGACTGGCACCAACGCTCGCGGTGAAACGGTTTCCATTCCATTGTCGGATTCTTCCGTCGTGGTTTCGGGTGGCACGGTCAGTGTTCCGGATATGTTGCCCGGTTCGTACAAACTGAGCATTCCTGCGGTGCCGTTCTTTGAAGGTGGCGAGGAGGCTCGCGAGATCGACATTGAAAGCGGTGCCGATGAGTCCGATGAAGAACTTTCGCTGAGCTTCGGGCGATTGTTGCCGCAGTACATTCGAGTGAATGATTGGTTCGGTTCCGCGCCGGCACTGCGTGTGGTCGCGGCAGTCTTGCCGGGCAGCAATGCCTTGTACATGCAGTCCAGCGACGCGGCGGATTCGCGTTTGAGCGACTTGGAATTGTCGCTCAATGCAGCGGCCACCAGCATCACGGTCAGTGCGACCGAGTCGACGACCACCGATGGAGCGACCACCACTGCTCAGGTCAGCGGGACGGCGGACGTGAGCGATGGCAGGGCCTTGGAGGTTCGCGGCCAAGTCGGTGATTATCGATTGGTGATTCTCAACTTCGACGAGTCGGGGTTTGAGCTGGAAACACCTTCGTCCAGTGCAGCCGCAGCGGCGAGCACGCAGTCAACACAAGCCGCCGGAGAACCATTGGCATCGGCAGTGACCGTTGCGGATGCGATGGTGCCTGTCAGCGAGCTCGGGACCACGCGTGTTCAAAGCAGTGTGGAACCGTCTGGCGAACCCATTGAGATCCTTTCAGAGGGGGCTCAGAAGGTCGTTGCAGGGGCCGATGAAGCCAGCCAAGTCGATGCCGCGATGCCCGATGTCAGCACCCGTTTGACCCGAATTTCGGGCACCGAAGAGGTGGTTGCCAGCGGCATCACGGGCCAACCCCGATTGCTCGGCGAAGCCGTGGATGAGGTCTTGACAGGCGGTTCTGGGGCAAACTGA
- a CDS encoding HU family DNA-binding protein: MAKVPPKPPTKTQIIANIAEETELTKKDVAAVLDSLAGEIEKSLQKGGPGQFAIPGLCKIVLKDVPAKPKRKGRNPANGEEIWLAPKPASKKLTIRPLKGLKEMI, translated from the coding sequence ATGGCCAAAGTACCGCCCAAACCACCGACGAAGACTCAAATCATCGCCAACATTGCAGAAGAGACCGAACTGACCAAGAAAGACGTTGCTGCTGTCCTCGACTCGTTGGCTGGTGAAATCGAGAAGTCGCTGCAAAAGGGTGGCCCTGGACAATTCGCTATCCCCGGTCTTTGCAAGATCGTGTTGAAGGACGTTCCCGCCAAGCCAAAGCGAAAAGGTCGCAACCCTGCCAACGGCGAAGAAATCTGGTTGGCACCCAAGCCCGCCAGCAAGAAACTGACCATCCGCCCACTGAAGGGCCTGAAGGAAATGATCTGA
- a CDS encoding beta-ketoacyl-ACP synthase III translates to MIETSSNATAPDVAAKSVNEESPAEATNVQHNTGPGSRPRKKATRGRMGKLKGVRIAGTGSYVPERIVTNEDLAALGCDSDWIVRRTGILQRRHAEPDQATSDLCYEAALRCLENANVSIDEVDLILVATITPDHPTPSTACHLQRRLGAVAPAMDIGAACAGFMYALVTGAQFVSNGNARNVLVIGADLMSRTVDPEDKKTYPLFGDAAGAALLVPSNVDDSPPSDGERESSDPGIQADGLLAYQLGSEGCGGEMLCIPAGGSRTPITAESDPAASRYLQMDGRGVFKWAVRIFDESAKDVLNAANVSSDQLGLVVLHQANQRIIDSAVSDLNVPPEKVFVNLDKYGNTSGASIPLALDEAAREGRLKEGDLLLLCGFGAGLAWGTALLRW, encoded by the coding sequence ATGATCGAAACCTCCTCGAATGCCACCGCCCCTGACGTGGCCGCGAAATCTGTGAACGAAGAATCCCCCGCCGAAGCGACAAACGTCCAACACAACACAGGTCCTGGATCGAGGCCTCGCAAGAAGGCCACTCGCGGTCGCATGGGCAAACTGAAAGGGGTTCGGATTGCTGGGACGGGATCGTATGTTCCCGAGCGAATCGTCACCAACGAAGACCTGGCTGCGCTGGGGTGTGACAGCGACTGGATCGTGCGCCGCACCGGTATCTTGCAGCGTCGACATGCGGAACCCGATCAAGCGACCAGCGATCTTTGCTACGAAGCGGCGCTTCGTTGTCTCGAGAATGCCAATGTCTCGATCGACGAGGTTGACCTGATCCTCGTTGCCACGATCACACCGGATCATCCCACGCCTTCGACGGCCTGTCACTTGCAACGCCGGCTCGGTGCCGTCGCGCCCGCGATGGACATTGGCGCCGCCTGCGCTGGGTTCATGTACGCACTCGTCACCGGGGCGCAGTTTGTTTCCAACGGCAACGCTCGCAACGTGTTGGTCATCGGTGCGGACTTGATGAGCCGCACGGTGGATCCCGAAGACAAGAAAACCTACCCGTTGTTTGGGGATGCGGCTGGCGCCGCTTTGTTGGTGCCCTCCAACGTGGATGATTCCCCGCCCTCTGATGGCGAGCGTGAGTCCAGCGACCCAGGCATCCAAGCCGATGGATTGCTGGCGTATCAACTTGGCAGCGAAGGTTGCGGTGGCGAGATGCTGTGCATCCCTGCGGGCGGTTCACGAACGCCGATCACGGCCGAGTCCGATCCCGCTGCCAGTCGCTATCTGCAGATGGATGGTCGGGGAGTGTTCAAGTGGGCGGTGCGAATCTTTGACGAGAGTGCCAAAGATGTTTTGAATGCCGCCAACGTATCTTCCGATCAACTCGGGTTGGTGGTCTTGCACCAAGCCAACCAGCGAATCATTGATTCCGCCGTGTCGGATTTGAACGTGCCGCCTGAGAAGGTGTTCGTGAACCTCGACAAGTACGGCAACACCTCGGGGGCGAGCATCCCGCTGGCACTCGATGAAGCTGCTCGCGAGGGACGCTTGAAAGAAGGCGACCTGTTGTTGCTGTGCGGATTTGGTGCGGGCTTAGCCTGGGGCACCGCGCTGCTGCGTTGGTAA
- the xerD gene encoding site-specific tyrosine recombinase XerD, translating into MAKRRTKLQQLQTGQTESAGPSAGQAVCDEFLVYLKRECHLADNTISAYGRDMKRFVTWMDGRRPADLTITELSDFVASLHGEGLAPASISRAIVAIRTFFRYLQLEGITVDNPAELLATQKAWQRMPGVLSPNEVEAFLSAVKKSDSFWQRDRALLEVLYATGCRASEVCTLRVRDLTLEERTLRCHGKGDKQRMVPIGGGAIRAIQLYLEESRQLLADRNPGQVDELFLSRSGKALDRIQLWRLVKRYAKRAGISDEISPHSLRHSFATHLLAGGADLRQVQEMLGHASIQTTQIYTHVEHSRLQRVHREFHPRA; encoded by the coding sequence GTGGCTAAACGACGCACAAAACTGCAGCAATTGCAGACCGGACAGACAGAATCGGCCGGTCCCTCGGCCGGTCAAGCGGTTTGTGATGAATTTTTGGTTTACTTGAAACGCGAATGTCATCTGGCCGACAACACCATCTCCGCCTATGGGCGCGACATGAAACGGTTTGTCACCTGGATGGACGGACGCCGTCCCGCGGACCTGACAATCACCGAATTGTCGGACTTCGTCGCCTCCCTGCACGGCGAAGGGCTGGCTCCCGCGTCCATCTCCCGAGCGATTGTGGCGATCCGGACGTTCTTCCGGTATCTGCAACTCGAAGGCATCACGGTCGACAACCCGGCCGAACTGCTGGCGACGCAGAAGGCTTGGCAACGCATGCCGGGCGTGCTCTCGCCCAACGAAGTCGAAGCATTCCTCTCCGCCGTCAAAAAGTCCGATTCCTTCTGGCAGCGCGATCGTGCGTTGCTGGAAGTGCTCTACGCAACCGGTTGCCGTGCGTCCGAGGTCTGCACGCTTCGCGTTCGAGACTTGACGCTCGAGGAACGCACCCTGCGCTGTCACGGGAAGGGAGACAAACAACGCATGGTCCCCATCGGCGGCGGGGCGATTCGGGCAATCCAGCTGTACCTCGAAGAGAGCCGACAGCTCCTGGCGGATCGCAACCCCGGTCAAGTCGACGAACTGTTCCTCTCAAGAAGCGGCAAAGCACTGGATCGAATCCAACTGTGGCGGTTGGTGAAACGCTATGCCAAGCGGGCGGGAATCTCGGACGAGATCAGCCCCCACAGTTTGCGTCACAGCTTCGCGACGCACTTGCTGGCCGGTGGTGCTGACCTGCGGCAGGTCCAAGAGATGCTGGGACACGCCAGCATTCAAACGACCCAGATCTACACCCACGTCGAACACTCGCGATTGCAACGCGTGCACCGAGAGTTTCATCCCCGGGCGTGA
- the galE gene encoding UDP-glucose 4-epimerase GalE — MKVFVVGGAGYIGSHAVALLLDAGHEVVVFDNLSRGHAKSVPEGLLVEGDLSDQAKLTALLKEHSIDAVMHFAAFAEVGESVRDPAIYYQNNVVATLSLLEAMRAADVKNIVFSSTTATYGQPETVPIPETTPQNPINPYGFSKLVIEKALADYAHAYGFAYAALRYFNAAGARPDGTIGEHHDPESHLIPIVLQVALGQRESISIFGDDYPTPDGTCIRDYIHVDDLGDAHLRALDRLVPGEGIKVNLGTGRGTSVREIVDACRSVTGHPIPEVMGQRRPGDPAELIADAKLAGEVLGWKPRYTEIQDIVKTAWNWHQAHPQGYDTV; from the coding sequence ATGAAAGTTTTCGTCGTCGGCGGTGCCGGGTACATCGGGTCCCACGCGGTCGCTTTGTTGCTCGATGCCGGTCACGAAGTGGTCGTGTTTGACAATCTGTCACGCGGCCACGCCAAATCGGTCCCGGAAGGCTTGCTGGTCGAGGGAGACCTGAGCGATCAGGCGAAGCTGACGGCGCTGTTGAAAGAACACTCGATCGATGCGGTGATGCACTTCGCCGCGTTTGCCGAGGTCGGTGAATCGGTCCGTGACCCGGCGATCTACTACCAGAACAATGTCGTGGCAACGTTGTCTTTGTTGGAGGCAATGCGTGCAGCGGATGTCAAAAACATTGTCTTCAGCAGCACCACGGCGACCTACGGGCAACCTGAGACGGTGCCGATCCCCGAGACCACGCCGCAGAACCCGATCAATCCTTACGGGTTCTCGAAGTTGGTGATTGAAAAGGCGTTGGCGGATTACGCTCACGCCTACGGGTTCGCCTACGCGGCGCTGCGATACTTCAACGCCGCCGGAGCACGCCCCGATGGAACGATTGGTGAACATCACGACCCCGAATCGCATTTGATCCCGATCGTGTTGCAGGTGGCTTTGGGGCAACGTGAATCGATTTCGATCTTCGGCGATGATTATCCCACGCCGGATGGCACATGCATCCGCGACTACATCCACGTCGACGACCTGGGAGATGCTCACCTGCGGGCTCTCGACCGGTTGGTTCCGGGGGAAGGCATCAAAGTGAACCTGGGGACAGGCCGAGGCACCAGCGTTCGAGAAATCGTTGATGCATGCCGCTCCGTGACTGGGCATCCGATCCCCGAAGTGATGGGGCAGCGTCGTCCTGGCGACCCTGCGGAGCTGATTGCCGATGCGAAATTGGCGGGGGAAGTGCTGGGTTGGAAACCCCGGTACACCGAGATCCAGGACATCGTGAAGACGGCTTGGAATTGGCACCAAGCACACCCCCAGGGTTACGACACGGTTTGA
- a CDS encoding MotA/TolQ/ExbB proton channel family protein, translating to MMGSVLHDLNENMLLLQVLAEGEVPAAKPDSIWSIVTSGGIPGLMILFVLLAFSIAAVYLVVDQSLALRRRDVVPDKLSGGVATALQSSRLAEAETLLRQNPSVLAGVISVGLNHREYGWPEVEKSVEDALVDQSSRMLRRIDYLAMIANLAPMVGLLGTVTGMIFAFRQVAATRGAAGAGDLAEGIYQALVTTVGGLLVAIPALAASGVLRNRVDALLSDVTMHADRALAPLRRRAAAASRLVSASTPGGGRIVAVPPAQMPGRKAPPPEQDGTR from the coding sequence ATGATGGGAAGTGTGCTTCATGATCTGAATGAAAACATGCTTTTGTTGCAGGTTCTGGCGGAGGGAGAGGTGCCGGCAGCAAAGCCGGACTCCATTTGGTCGATTGTGACCAGCGGTGGAATCCCGGGCTTGATGATCTTGTTCGTGTTGCTTGCCTTCAGCATTGCGGCTGTTTACTTGGTGGTCGATCAATCGTTGGCTCTGCGACGGCGTGATGTGGTGCCGGACAAGCTCAGCGGCGGCGTGGCAACGGCGCTCCAGTCGTCGCGATTGGCAGAAGCTGAAACCTTGCTGCGTCAGAATCCGAGTGTTCTGGCGGGGGTCATCTCGGTTGGATTGAACCATCGCGAATATGGATGGCCGGAAGTTGAAAAGTCGGTCGAAGACGCATTGGTCGATCAGTCCTCCCGGATGCTTCGACGAATCGATTATCTGGCGATGATTGCCAACCTGGCACCAATGGTCGGGTTGCTGGGGACGGTGACGGGGATGATTTTCGCGTTTCGCCAAGTCGCCGCGACTCGTGGTGCTGCTGGTGCGGGAGATTTGGCAGAGGGGATTTATCAGGCTCTGGTCACAACCGTCGGTGGGTTGCTGGTGGCGATTCCAGCACTTGCCGCGTCGGGTGTGCTGCGAAATCGAGTGGACGCGTTGTTGTCCGATGTCACAATGCATGCGGATCGAGCCTTGGCTCCGCTTCGTCGTCGTGCTGCGGCGGCGTCCCGGTTGGTCTCAGCCAGCACTCCTGGTGGCGGCCGGATTGTCGCCGTGCCGCCCGCTCAAATGCCCGGCCGAAAAGCACCGCCTCCCGAACAGGATGGAACCCGATGA